In the Phytoactinopolyspora mesophila genome, GCTGCGAGGGCACTGCGTATGGCTTGATGTCTGCGTAGCTGAAGGGTGCTCCTGACCGCTTGCCGTCCATACCACCAGTGTGGCCGGTCACGCACGAGAGCGGGTCGTTGTGCGCGGTGTCGTGGCTCCCGGTAGGTACGGACAGGTTGGAGGGAGATTGCTCGTGAACGAGTACATGACTACTGCCGAAGTCGCGGAGCTATTGCGTGTGCCGGCTGAGACGGTTCGCTACTGGCGGTACATCGGTAAGGGACCAAGGAGCTTCCGGGTGGGTGGTCGCCGGGTGCTGTACGCCAGAGAAGACGTCGAAGCGTTCGTCGCGGCGGCTCGGGCGGAAGGCGCAGCCTAGGGTTCGGGTGCGTCGCCGAAGATCAAGTTCGACCACTTTACGACCACAAAACTACTCGATATGTCCAACGGTCGCCGGCAGTGGTCAACTGCATCGCGCCAGGTCAACTAGCTAAGTCAACGGTTGCCAACGCCCAGTTCGTACACCTGATCGAAGGTCAGGGGTTCGAATCTCCTCAGCTCGGTGGCGGTGGGCACGGTTCTCGTACCTCTCAGGCGGCCGCCTGCCCCCGCGGTGATCCCGCGAGCGCCAGTTGAGAGAAAGAGCATGACCAGCGACGCCGGCCAAGTAAGCCACCGATGATGCCGGTAGACCCGAAGCGACTGATGCGCCCTCGAAGGGCAACGTCAGCATTTTACTTGCCGGATGTCGCGCCGATCCAGGCCTGCCCCTGCGGGTTCGTCTTCGGTGGTCGGATGCAGGCCGAGCGGGTCGGTCATCGCCATGTCCACGATCACCCGCGCCAGCAGTTCCAGGTCGCGCTCGCGGCGAGGTGTCACGACGACACGCAGGCCACGCTCGCTCTCGGGGCGCCGATTGGTCTTGCATTCGTAGTTGCGGATCAGCTCTCACCACCGGCGTAGAACTCGCCCTCGGCCTGCCGGAGCTCGGCCATGGCATCGAGCGCTCACTGCACGAAGTCTTCGTCGCGGTGGGCGATGATCGTGTCCTTCACCGGCTCGGCCGGGTCCTCGCCCGGCCATGCGGTCTTCCGGGTGGGCCCGCTGCGGTCCAGGCGGGTGCTGGAGGCGGCGACCCAATCGCGCAACCGCTGGTGGTCGTCGGCGAAGTCGCGGTGCCGGCCCAGCGGGGTGGAGCCGTTCTGTTCGGGGTCGTAGGCGCACAGCCAGTGCAGTGCAGCGCAGACAGTTCCACCGCAGCCAGTTCACCCAGGCGTTGAGCTCCAGCCACTCGGTCTCGGCCTCGTCGGCGGTCAGCAGATTCCAGTTGATCGGGTGCGGCGGCTCGGGCAGCAAGTTCGCGTTGGCCGGCGTCGCCGGATCGTCGGGCTCGATGTCCTCGAAGTCGGCCTCGTCCGGATCGGGTGGGAGCGGCGGGGCCATATCGTCGTCACTCATGGTCGCCGCCAGTCACATCGAGATGCTCGCCGTGCGAGCCGTGGCTGACTGCGCAGGCGCGGCCGGCGCCGGGGCCCCGATACCGCGCTCGGCGGTCGCCGTGCGGCGTGAGCGGTCGACGTCGTAGTTGGTGCGGGCGAGGTCGTGGCCGATCTTGCGGGTGATGAACTCGCTGCCCTCGACCTGGTTGCCCTTGGTGTAGGTGTAGTCGCGCACGTAGCCTTCGGCGACGAAGTTATCGCCCTTGGCGAACCGCTCGTGGGCGTGCTCGGCAGTCTTGCGATAGGCCACGAGTCATGAAAGGTCGTGTCCTGCTTGGTGAAGGTGCCGTCGTCGTTGCGAGTGAAGTGCTCCTGGCCGCCCTTGGCGTAGAAGCCGGCGTCGCCCTAGTCGGTGTAGGACAACTGCGGCGCGGAGGCAATAAACCCCGACACCGACGGTTGGACGTGCAGTTGCTGGGTCATGACGGAAGTCCCTTCGAACCCGTGCCGCACCCTGGAGGCTCGGCGATGGTCGAAGGGAAGGTGCGCAGGTCCGACCTCAGCGGAAAAGATCATCTCAGCCGAGCTAGCACACGCTCGGGAGAACACGCCGATTATTCAGCGGCCTCCTAGAGCGCCTTCACCGGCCATCGCCCGCCCGCATGAAGTCGCTGATCAACGCGAAGTACCCCGGCAGTACGTCATCGAGCACGTCTTTCCCGTGTTCGGTCAGTACGATCGCTTTCGACCTCCTGTCGCGGTCGTCCGGTGCGACCACAATCAAGCCATCGTCCTCCAGAGTTCTGACCGTTCGTGTCATAACCGGCTTAGAGATATCCACCCGTTCGATTATCTCCCCCATCGTAAGGCTGGATCTGCCCGGCTCGCGATCAATGACGATGAGAATAAGGAAGCGGAGGAGAGAGAGGTTGAGCCCAGAGAAGTACGCTTCCAGATCACGGATGAGCAGGCTGGCTCGCCGCATCAGGGCCAACGCATCCTCCACGGCCTGCACATCCATCTCGGGGTAGCGCGAGCCGTAGCGATCCATCATCTCCCGCGACGGGAGTTCCTTGAGGAAGAACATCAGCAGCGTGGTCCTATCCCACCGATCACGGGAGCTGACGTGCCAGCCGTGTCGGGGAACTGGTCGGGATCCCCACCGGACGCCGCGTACTGCCCTGCGACCTCATGCCACATACTGCATCTTGGTTACCTCAACTGCGGAGGCTAGCCAGTCCTTGTAGAGTTCGAAGACCTCCTGCGTGTAGCTCTGGCGATAGTGGTAATCAAGTGCAGCTTCGTCAGTAAATTCCTCGTACAGGCAGAGAAGCCCCTCGCTTTCATTTTCAAGCAGGCTGAACGCGTGGCAGCCTTCCTCTGAGCGGGTCCGTTCTACGATGCCAGCCAATGCATCCCTCGCAGCAAGATAGTGCTCTGGCTTCGGCGTGATCTTCGCAAAGATGAAGAGGTGATTGTTTCTCAAATTAGTTATCATGAGAACTAAATTAGGCAATTCGACCTTCCGTGTCAACCCGCCACACCCATTCGCCAACAGCACCAGAGCCCGTGACCGACTCCAGAGGCGGCCTGACGAAACCTGGGAGAACGGTCGCGCTACTGTCGTAGGCTGGGCCCTGTTCGGCAGGAGGGTGGGCTTCGCGAATGGGAGTGGCTGGATCCCCCGTGGTGGACGTGGTTTTCGAGGAGAAGCGGATTCTTCTCGTCCTTGAGGACGGCCGCAGGCTCGCAGCGCCGATCGGTTGGGCGGGTCCTGTCGTTGCGGCGATGGACGAGACCGAGCGGGCGGGCTGGGTACGCACGGACAACGGTACTGGAGTGAATTGGCCCGCTGCAGGGCAAGCCTCAAGCGACGGCGCCTTGGACGTCTGGGCCTTGGAAGAGGACGGGCTCTACGAGGAAGCGCTGAGTGAGCTCAAAGCCGCGGAGTGGGACGTATCCGCACTCTCAACGCGCTCTCGTTCTCTCGTTGCGCTATGGCGACTCATCGCGGACGGCAACAATGGAGGACTCCTGCAGGTCCTCGGCAACTGGGGTGTGGGGGAGATTCATGCTGGACTCGCGGCGCTGGCCTCGATCGAGGCGGCCCGCACACTCGCGGTAGTCCGCGAGTTCTGGAAGATCGTTGGCCCGATCGCTGAATCCGAGGGCGTTAACACGATGAATGACGTCTACACCGCGATCACCGGAGCTGACCTTTCGCCTCGTCTCGATGAGTTCGATGAGGCCTTCTGGGATGCCGCGCCGGAGCTGACACGACTCGTGCCTCTCCACTTCGGACCAGCGCCCTCCGCGGTATGACACGAAGGAAACCCGCCGAGTAGTAGCTAAGCAATGCTGCTTCTCAGGTCGGTCTTGATCCAAGTCAGCACCGCGGCAAGAGTGATCGCCGCAGCACAGTTCCGGGCGGCCTTATCGGTGCGCATCGCAATACCGCGCCACTGCTTGAGCGGGTTGAAGCAGCGCTCAACGACATTCCTGCTCCGATACCGTCCTCCCCTTTGCTGCTCACCGAAGTCAATGGGCCGGCCGGGCCTCTTCCTTCTCAACGGGACCAGGAAGCCTGGTAAGTGCCGAAATGGGCACAGTGCGAGACCAGTGCGTCTCGGTACGCTCTAGGCATGGCGCTTGACCGAATCGCCATCGATCACCGGATCATGGGCGGGGTTCCCTGTATCCAGGGGACCCGCATACCCGTGTGCATGATCGTCGGTCGCCTGGCGGAGGGCTCGTCCCGGGACGAGATTCTGGCTGATTACCCGCAACTAGCGCCAGGCGACGTTGACGCCGCGCTCCAGTTCGCGGCCGCCGCTGTCGATCAGCGTGAGATGCCGCTTCTGGCCACCGCGTAAACTCCTGATCGACGAGTGCCTGAGCGCACGTCTGTGCGGTCTGCTCGCAGAGATTGGCCACGACGCGGTACATGTTGGCGACCTTGGTCTGCTGGGCAAGCCTGACGCGGATGTGATGGCGGCTGCCAAGGAAGATGAACGCGTGGTGATATCGGCGGACACTGACTTCGGTGAACTCCTGGCGAAGAGCGGGGCGGCGCTGCCCAGCGTGGTGTTGCTTCGCCGCCCTGGCAAGACTCCGGAAGAACAAGCCGCCGTTCTCAAGGCCACTCAATAGCTAGATCACGCTCACCCCGTAGACGCGAACCCTGAGGCAAGTCACCGGACCGGATGCGAGCCTCGATATGGGCGGCTATCTGACGGTACAAGTACGGGGGTGACCATCATCTGGGCTGAACGGCTCTACTGTGCCGCATTGCTCCCCGGTCATGGGCTGGGTCTGCTGCACGGATAGGTGACATCGCGACCACTAGGCGCATGATCTGGCGGTATAGGACGGTCAGTGCGTTGTGGACGTCGGTCGCTGCCTCGCCGATGCGTTCGACGGCGTGCCTTCTCCTCGCTCCATCTCCAGCACTTCGCGCCAAGTGCTTGCCGTCTTCTCGTCAACCCAGTCCTCATCCCATCCACCGCTGGGAACAGGTGTTGTCCACGTCGCGATGTCCCCACGGCTTTCAAACACCGCACCCTGCAATACGTGCGGAATGTCCTCTGTGCGATCCTGTGGATCTGATCAGCGTGATCGAATCTCCCAGGCCGGCCGCTGGAGCTCTTCGTTGTGGACGATGATGTCGGCGCGGTCTGTTGGGTGGGCAGTGGCGAGGTAGAGCTCCTGGGAGGGGATGTAGCGGTCTTGCCAGGCCCGCTCGATCTCGGTTGTGCTGGCCGCGGATCCGGCCAGCGCCTCGCCTCGAGTTTGGGCGCGATCTAACGTCCGTTCGAACGTGACGGACATGAAGATGCTGAAGTCCCAACGGTCGGCCAGCTCCGGGCGCAGAAGGAAGACGCCGTCGAAGAGCAGCACGGCGTCTGCGGGTGCTTCGGCGATAGGGACACGCAGGGTGGTGTCGGTGCTTCGGTCGTAGACCGCCCGCTGGAATTTTCGATCACCAGCTGGCCCTAGCG is a window encoding:
- a CDS encoding helix-turn-helix domain-containing protein translates to MNEYMTTAEVAELLRVPAETVRYWRYIGKGPRSFRVGGRRVLYAREDVEAFVAAARAEGAA
- a CDS encoding single-stranded DNA-binding protein yields the protein MAYRKTAEHAHERFAKGDNFVAEGYVRDYTYTKGNQVEGSEFITRKIGHDLARTNYDVDRSRRTATAERGIGAPAPAAPAQSATARTASISM
- a CDS encoding MarR family winged helix-turn-helix transcriptional regulator: MFFLKELPSREMMDRYGSRYPEMDVQAVEDALALMRRASLLIRDLEAYFSGLNLSLLRFLILIVIDREPGRSSLTMGEIIERVDISKPVMTRTVRTLEDDGLIVVAPDDRDRRSKAIVLTEHGKDVLDDVLPGYFALISDFMRAGDGR
- a CDS encoding putative quinol monooxygenase: MITNLRNNHLFIFAKITPKPEHYLAARDALAGIVERTRSEEGCHAFSLLENESEGLLCLYEEFTDEAALDYHYRQSYTQEVFELYKDWLASAVEVTKMQYVA
- a CDS encoding DMP19 family protein, translated to MVDVVFEEKRILLVLEDGRRLAAPIGWAGPVVAAMDETERAGWVRTDNGTGVNWPAAGQASSDGALDVWALEEDGLYEEALSELKAAEWDVSALSTRSRSLVALWRLIADGNNGGLLQVLGNWGVGEIHAGLAALASIEAARTLAVVREFWKIVGPIAESEGVNTMNDVYTAITGADLSPRLDEFDEAFWDAAPELTRLVPLHFGPAPSAV
- a CDS encoding DUF433 domain-containing protein — protein: MALDRIAIDHRIMGGVPCIQGTRIPVCMIVGRLAEGSSRDEILADYPQLAPGDVDAALQFAAAAVDQREMPLLATA
- a CDS encoding DUF5615 family PIN-like protein, with amino-acid sequence MRCRFWPPRKLLIDECLSARLCGLLAEIGHDAVHVGDLGLLGKPDADVMAAAKEDERVVISADTDFGELLAKSGAALPSVVLLRRPGKTPEEQAAVLKATQ
- a CDS encoding cytidylate kinase family protein, whose amino-acid sequence is MSSGTRSELLSRLAETIDSVTVGHPVRVAIDGPPAAGKTTLANELAVVLRAQGREVIRATIEGFLFPKAQRYRRGEYSPEGCYFDSHDHETMCQVLLDPLGPAGDRKFQRAVYDRSTDTTLRVPIAEAPADAVLLFDGVFLLRPELADRWDFSIFMSVTFERTLDRAQTRGEALAGSAASTTEIERAWQDRYIPSQELYLATAHPTDRADIIVHNEELQRPAWEIRSR